Genomic window (Candidatus Bathyarchaeota archaeon):
TTTTTGTGGTTTTCCGAACCCTCACGGTCTTGTAGATGCCATTATGATAATCAGAGCTCAAGTCAATGGATTCAGGCAATACCAGAAATTTGAGTCCATGCTGCCTCGCGACACTCGAGTACTCAAAAGCGTAGTCCAATCCACCCTCCTGCACAAAAGAAATCAGGTCAATGGACTTCTCTCTAATCATCAACTTCGCGGTGTTGGGATTCAAATCTGACATATTAGTGTCTATAGTATATATCCCGTCGGCTTCAGATACTGTAATATCCGAGTTAGCCTCGATTAGATCCTCAAAAATCAGATCATCGTCATATTCGAGTTCTGCAAGCTGTATGACCATGAGCGATCTATACCCACACGGGTCCATATTGGGGTTGGAAAAACCCCATTTCACATCGTTTTTTCGAAGAATGTTGTACCAGTTAGTTGAGTTTATCTCGTCAGCATATCTACTTTGGTCAGTATAGACTATAGTCATCCTATTAACAGCAAATATTATGTACCAACCTGTGTGGTTTGAGTCCGAAGTCATCATCATATTTGGTATCATAGTGTAATCTGCAGATGCAAGCACATCACACTCTTCACCTAGTTCTGTGATCTTTTGCACACAGATGATACTACCACTAGGTTCTAATTGCACTTCAACGTTCGTATGGTTTGCCTCGAATTCAACTTTAATATCTTCAAGAGGAAGCGCCAAACTACCTGCACAGAAAACTTTCAATCCAATCTTCTGTGATCTGTCATAGTAGTAGAGAAGCCCTCCTACTGTCGTAATGGCAAGAATGGAAATGAGTACACTTGTTTGTATTCTAGTTAGTCCACTTCTAGAAAGTTCAATCATTTTCAAATCACCATTATGTTCATTCGTGCATATCGGTATGATAACCTTAAATACGTATCGCTAGATCGCCAAACATTGAGCGCACGGCGGCAACATCGAAGTTTGTTCTGGTCAAAACGAAATATCTTCAAATCTTCAATAAGCTAGCTGCCACAGCATGCAACATCCGCGACAAGGGCATATCCAAAATCACTGCCCATAGAAACGGTAGAAGTTACAACAATAAGAGATTAAAGAAGACCTTTTCGCTTAAACCGCAACAGTAAAGTAACAAAGGCGTTCTCACTACTCACAAGATAGGAATCGACATGAAAATAGACACAGTTCTAGTCTTAGATTTTGGCGGACAATACTGCCACCTAATAGCAAGGCGAATAAGAGAAAACAATGTCTACTCAGAAATAGTTTCCCACGATATCTCACCAACTGAAATAGAAAGTTGGCAAAAGAAGGTTAACGTTAAAGGTCTTATTTTATCGGGAGGCCCACAAAGCGTTTTTGAACCGAACACCCCAAAAATCAACCATGACATCCTCAATTTGAGCCTCCCTGTCTTGGGGTTATGTTATGGGCATCAATTAATAGTCCACATCATGGGAGGACTGGTCAAGTCCGCAGAGAAAAGAGAATTCGGCATCGCCTGTGCGACAATAGATAATCCCGTTGGTGTATTAAAAGGGTTAAATAGCAAAGAGAAAGTATGGATGAGCCACAGTGACATCGTCTATAGTCTAACAAATGAATATGAAGCCTTAGCTCACACCGAAAACTGTCCGGTCGCTGCTTTCCGCCACAAAAAAGGCATTGTTTACGGGTTGCAGTGGCACCCAGAGGTAGTTCACACAGAAAATGGAGACAAAATGCTGAAAAACTTTCTTTTTGAAGTGTGTCAATGCGAGTCAAACTGGACCATAGAAGATTTCGTGGAGAAAGCAGTAGACGATACAAAAAAATTGTTAGGTACTGATAGAGCAATAGTGGCGTTCAGTGGTGGCATAGATTCTAGCACAGTGACAGCCCTAGCCGCAAAGGCAATCGGAAAAAACCTAACAGCTGTATTTGTAGATCACGGTTTCATGCGGAAAAGCGAGCCAGAATTTGTCGAGAACACATTCCGAAAATTTAACATTAACTTCATAGCTGTTGATGCTAGACAAAGATTTTTACAGAAACTCCGAGGTGTAATCGACCCGGAGCAGAAACGAAAGGTTATCGGTGAAGAGTTTGTTCGCGTTTTCGAAGAAGAGGCAAGAAAAGTTGGTGCAGAATATCTTTTACAAGGGACAATTTACCCAGACAGAATTGAATCAGGATTTGGGAAGTTTTCGGACAAGATAAAGACGCATCACAATGTTGCTGGGTTGCCCGCGAAAATGGAGTTCAAAGCTATTGTTGAGCCATTAAGAGACTTGTATAAAGATGAGGTTCGGGAAGTTGCCGAAAGGTTAGGGTTACCCAATAGAATTGTTAAGAGGCAGCCTTTTCCAGGACCCGGTCTAGCTGTGAGAATAATAGGCGAGGTTACAGAGGAGAAGTTGGATATTGTGAGAAAGGCAGACAGGATTGTTACTGATGAGATTGAAAGTGCTGGTTTTAAGGATGAATTGTGGCAGTATTTTGCGGTGTTGACAGATACCAAAAGCACGGGGGTTAAAGGAGATTCTAGAGCGTATGGCTACATGGTTGCAGTGCGGATTGTTGAAAGCAGAGAAGCTATGACTGCTAGTTTTGCAGAGATTCCCTACGAAGTTCTTGAAAAGATTTCTTCGAGAATAACTAATGAGATACCTGATGTGACCCGAGTGGTCTACGATATTACTCACAAGCCACCTGCAACGATAGAATGGGAATAAAAAACTTAATCTGCCAGTTCACTTTACAACAGAAGTGGATGAAGAAAATGAGACTTGACGATTATCTATCAAAGTTTGCCGATTTAAAGCATTATACAAAATCGTGAAGCACGATTTCTCAATTAGAGAACTTATGCATCATAACTGGAACCATATACTGCGTGACCTCGCCAATGGCGTAATCCTCGGTGAGAAAGAAGGAGCCAACGTGAAGATTGTTCTAGTAAGCGTCTTATTACATGACATCGGTAGACTTTACCCTGCGAAAGGAAAGGATCACCATACCTTAGGCATAGAATTTGCTCCAAGGCACCTCGCAAACTCCGGTTTCACGAAAGAATTTCTACACAGAGACGGGACGAAGACCAGGCGAGAAAAGTTTTACGAAGGCGGCTAAGTTCTGTAGAGAACTGAAAGAAGAGGAACAAAACATCAAAGAGATTGTTCCAGAATGCAGAGAAGATTAATAGTGAATTCATTCAAAGCAAGCTAAGATATTGTCTGAATGGTGAACCGAAACACCATTAAAACGAAGCTGAGTGAAATGTTCGCAGAAATAGAAACTAAAATAAGAAAAGCCAAGAAAGCTTTCAAACAGCTTAATTATTCACCAAAGCAGATCTCAGCAAAAGAATTCCACGATTATATGACAGGAGAGATATTCTCCGAAGACACAACAACCCTTCATGATATTCTGGACAACGAATTTCTTATAATTCACGAAGTAATTGAAATAAGCGAACTCAAAAAAATGGGAAGAAAAATTAACAAACGCACAATCGTGGAATCCCCGAAAACCATGATTTACACCGCTCACTTTACGGCAATGGAACAAGAGCTCAACTTTGCCTTCCTTAAAAAGGACTTCTTTTGGATCAAAATTAGACTGCGGCAGCATAAAGAAAGCGTTTTAGAGGATGATCCAAACCTTCCAGAAAAACTAGGACCAAAAGGAGAAGAAGTTCTTGAGAAATTCAGCAAACTCATAGCTGAATCAGCACGACCAAGTTAGTTGCGAGCGTGAAAGAACAAGATTGAAGATGGCAGCTTTGGATATGTTGACGAATCCGGTGTTTCGACAAAGTTTTTAGTCAAGTATCACAGAATCTAAATCCCTATTCGGAGAACGAAGAAAACTTTGAAAGCTTTAATCTTGGCAGGAGGATTCGGAACAAGACTACGCCCCTTAAGTTGCACAAGACCAAAACTCCTCTTTCCAATAGCCAACAAGCCACTTCTCGACTTGACGCTTAAAAAACTAGCAGAAAACGGCGTAAAGGAAGCAATACTAGCCGTCAACTTCATGGCCGACGTCCTTGAACACGTCTGCGGTAAGTCAAAACATGGAATAAGACTTCATTACTCAAGAGACATGCCACCAAAACCTAAAACCGCATGCTCTTCGCAAAGGGCGTTAGGAACAGGGGGTCCCATAAAACAGGCTGAAAAGCTGCTAGGAAGAAAAAAGCCTTTCTTAGTGCTAAACGGCGACATCTTGACCGACGCTAATTACTCAGAAATTATGGAACAACACAAAAGCAACGACTGCATAGCAACCATAGCACTCCGCAGAGTCAAGAACCCAAGCCGCTATGGGGTAGTGAAACTAACAAAGGAAAATCGCATCACAAGGTTTGTAGAAAAACCATCTAAAAAAGCGCCGAGCAACTTAGCAAACGCCGGCATCTACATTCTCGAACCAGACATCTTCAACTACATCCTGCCAGGTAAACGATGTTCCATAGAACGGGAAATATTCCCAAAGCTTGCAGAAGAAGGAGAACTTTTCGGTCACGAGATTAAAGGCTTGTGGGTTGATGTTGGGAAGCCAACAGATTACATTAAAGCAAACAAGCTTTGGCTTGAGGCAAGAATGGAAACAAGCAACAATTATTTGGAAGCGAGAATTGGAAAGAAAGTGGAAATCAAGGAAGCAGTGGCTATTGAAGAAAATGTGGCTGTGGGAGAAAAATCGATTATAGGCCCAAACGTGTCTCTTGGAAAAAAGGTTTTTGTAGGGAGAGATGTTCACATGAAAGACTCCATCATTTTCCCCAATACCATAATTTCAGATTTTACGACCATCAAAGGAGCAATAATAGGCGAGTCTGTCACTATCGGAAAAAAGGTGATAATCGAAAGAGGATGCTTAATAGGCGACAACACAGTAATTCGAGACAACATCACTCTCACCCACGATGTCAAAATATGCCCCTCGAAAGAAATCTCAGAAAGCATACTCACACCCAGATGCATTATGTAACTTGAGACGAATAGAAAATGGAAAAGTCAAGACGATTGTTTGGAACAAACGGGATCCGCGCAGTAGTTAACGAGGAATTAACGCCAGAGTTTGCAATAAGAATTGCAGAAGCCATTGGCACATTCTTCAAACGAGGCAGAATTCTCCTAGGATATGACAACAGAGTCAGCAATATTATGCTAGCAAACGCGGTCACAAGTGGGCTGGTTTCAACAGGCTGCAACGTCTATGACGTTGGAATGGCACCTACGCCCAGCATCCAATATGCAGTTAAGAATCGCCAAATGGACGGCGGCGTCATGATTACAGCCTCTCACAACCCACCCAAATATAATGGAATAAAAGTGATGGCAAAAGACGGCGTAGAAATTTCAAGGCAACAAGAGGTTAAAATCGAAAACATATTCTTTGAAAACCAAGTCGACCGCGTTGACTGGTGTAGAGTTGGACACGTATACGTCTTGCTCAGAGTCTTGGACGAATACAAAGAGGCTGTGAAAAAGCATGTTGATGTTGTTGCAATTAGGAAAAAACATTACCACGTTGTGGTGGACGCTGCCAACGGCGTAGGCGGCTTAGTAACACCATACTTGCTTAGAGAGCTAAGCTGCCGAGTCACCACTATAAACGCAGACATTGATGGAACATTCCCAAGTAGAATGTCAGAACCTAGACCAGAAAATCTACAGGACTTGGCAACAACGGTGAAGACCGTTGGGGCAGATTTCGGCGTTGCTTTCGATGGTGATGCAGACCGCTCCATCTTCGTAGACGAAAAAGGAGAAATACAATGGGGAGATCGCACCTTCGCCCTGATAGAAAAACATTTTCTACAAGCAAACAGCGGAGAAACAATTGTCACGCCTGTAAGCTCTTCACAAGTAGTCAAAGACATCGCAGAAAAATATGGCGGCAAGCTAGTCTGGACAAAGGTTGGAAGCACCATCGTCTCATACACCATGAAGAGATTGAAGGCAAAATTGGGAGGAGAAGAAAACGGAGGCGTATTTTACGGCCCCCATCAGCCAGTACGAGACGGTGCAATGACAACAGCTTTAATCTTGGACATAATGGCGAAAACTGAGAGAAAGTTATCTCAATTGCTGGGCGAATTGCCTCATTATTATCTTGAGAAAGGCAAAATAAAATGCCCAAACGAAAAGAAAACTTTGGTCCTTAAAAAATTGGTTGCAGATGTCAAACACTTAAATCCTGAAACCATCGATGGCGTAAAATTATGGTTACCAAATAAAAGCTCCATCCTCATAAGACCAAGCGGAACCGAACCCATATACCGATTCTACGCCGAAGCAGAGACAAAAGAAAGAGCGTACACATTGGTTAAAGAATATAAGCGAAAACTGCAACAAATCATAATCCCTTAAACTCAAGACAAACTTTCAAACCACAAGATGCCCGGTCGGATAAACACCACAGAAGTGAAAAAATGTCCAGCATAATGAACATTAACAAAGAAGATATTGACAGTTTCGAAAAATGCGGAAACTACACAGTCAGCGTCATCGAATGCGGCAAAATAGGCGTGCCTTATGCTTGTCTTTTTACAGACTCAGGGTTCAGAGTAATAGGCGTAAACACAAATCCGCACGCCCTTGAATTGCTAAAGAAGGGGCAAACTCTGTTTCTAAAGGAAGCCTATCACACATTAGAAAGATACATGAAAGAAGGAGTTTTCACTGCATCTTCTAATGCTAGAAAGACCGCATCGGAAAGTGACATCATTGTTATCGCCGTTCAAACGGCAGTTGACCCAAAGAAAAAGCCAGACTATTCGCTATTAGAAAAAATGTGCAGAGAGGTAGGAATGGGGCTGCAGAAAGATTCTTTGGTTCTGTTTGTCTGCTCCACAGGACCTGGAATAGTTGAAGGTTCTATGCGAGAGGTCTTAGAAAAAACATCTGGATTAAAGGCTGGCGTAGATTTTGGTTTGGCTTGTAGCCCCATTCAAGCGAATTCGCTGGAACCATTGAGCAGAGTTTCTAACTTCTCGAGAGTCGTAGGCGCTATTGATGAATCAAGCCTTAGAATAGCAAATCTTGTCTTAGGTAGAATAACCAAGTCGAATATTATGGAAGTCAGCAGCATGAAAACCGCCGAGGCAGTAAATCTTTTCCAAAACGCAAGTAACGAGGCCAGTCAAGCTTTAGCGAATGAGCTTGCATTCTTGTGCGAAAGGCTTGGAATTGACTTTCTTGAAATCTTGAAAGTTGCCAACAAAAGTGACACATTCCATCTGCCCTTTCCTGGCATCTTGAATAGTTCGGCTCGGAGTGATTTTTTCCTGCTTTATGAAGAAGCCGAAAACATTAACTTGAACCTCCGTCTGACGCATTTAGCTAGAAAGATAAATGAAGAAATTGTTGATTACACGTTCCGCCTGGCAAAAGACGCTTTGAAAGTTTGTGGCAAAACGGTTAGAAGAGCAAAAATTTCGGTTCTAGGGATTTCCCAACACCCAAATATCAAAGAACCACCTAGAATACTGACAAGGAACATCATTAATCTCCTCAAAAAGAAGGTGAGGATAGTGCAGATTTATGACCCGTTCTTTTCAAAAAAAGAGTTGACAGAGCTTGGCTTTGAAGCCGAAAAATTATTCAAAGTTGTTGAAAAAACGGATTGCATAATCATTCTAGTAGGCCATTCCAAGTTTGAGCGGTTGAACCTTAAAAAAATCAAGCTCTTGGCCAAAAAATCGCCAGCAATAGTGGACATCAGTCATGTAATAGATCCATTAAAAGCAGAGAAATGTGGATTTGTGTATCGTGGTTTAGGAAGGGGAGTTTGGACAAAATGAACAAGCAACTTGGCGTTGCAGTTATCGGCGTAGGTTTCTGGGGTAAAAATCACGCTAGAGTGTTTAGTGAACTCTCAGAGACTGAACTCGTTGCAGTTTGTGATGTTAATGTAGAAAGAGCAAAAGTCATTGCTGAACAATACGGCGCCGAAGTGTATGGCGACAGTCGGAAATTGCTTAAACGAGAAGATGTTGAAGCAGTTAGCATTTGCACATGGACAATGGCCCACGCAGCCGAAGCTATGAGAACGTTGAAAGCGGAAAAGCATGTACTGGTTGAGAAGCCTTTAGCTAGCACAATCAGAGAAGCAAGAAGAATTGTAGACTTCGCAAAACAAAAGGACAGACACTTGATGGTGGGTTTCATAGAAAGATTCAACCCGGGTATCCAACGAGCCAAAGATGCTTTGAAAAAAGGAGAGATCGGCGAACTTGTCTCAGCTACTGCCAAACGGGTTTCGCGGTGGCCTGAAAGAATAGGCGATGTAGGAGTTGTGAAAGACTATGCAATTCACGAAATAGATGTCATGCGGAAAATCTTTGAAGAAGACCCGACAACGGTTTATGCAAGAGTTGGAAATTTGAAGCATATAAAGTTTGAAGACTACGCCCAGATAATGCTCACGTTTAAGCGTGGAAAAACGGCTTTTATTGAAGCAAACTGGTTGACACCTGATAAAATTAGAAATTTGACGCTCACAGGCAGCGACGCGATAATGTCACTCAATTATCTCACGCAAGAAATAACCGTGGAAACTCTAGAAGAGACATTGAAGCCACGATATGAATGGAAAGAACCGTTAAAACTGGAGTTGCAGCATTTTGCAAGAAGCATACTTGAAGATAAAGAGCCAGAGGTCACAGGTGTCGACGGGTTAAAGGCCTTAGTAATCGCTGAAGCTGCTATAAAATCCTCCAAAAAAGGCATCGCAATAAAACTGAAGCTTGACAAAATGTGACTAGTGTTTCTTTCTGATTTTTGCTTCTAAATTGAATGGTTTGCCTTCTGTAAGAATTTTTTTGGAAATTTTGTTTTTCCACTTTTTCAAGAAGGGCAGTTCGTCTTTTTCATCGCGAAGTTCGTCTGGCAACATTTCGGGAATCTCATCGCGGATTGGGTACCAGCGCAGACATTTTGGACAGACGATTAATCCTTCAACGATTTCTTCTTTCTCCTCAAAAACGTGAAGCTCGAGTGGATGGTATTTGTCGATGGGGCAAGCCAGAATATCCATCAACTTTTTCTTCATGCAAAATATCTCCTTTCTTCAATTGTTCTTTTCGTTGATTTGCTTAAAAGACTTACGCAGAAACGATCAGACTTTCTCTAAGTAACTATTGGAGAAGTTAGAAGCACTTTGTTTTTCTGCAGCGCAGCATTCTTCATACGAGTTTTTTATTAAGAACATCTTAGACAACTATTAGGAACAAGATGCTATTCCTGTGGAATGTAAAGTTCACAGATACAAACCGAGAGATTAAACTTGAGTTTTATGATTCGTCTAGCGGAGAAATTAGAGAGTTCAGCACTAGCAAGTATAAACCTTACTTCTTAGCAACTTGTCCTTTGTCAAAAGAAGAGGAAAAAGCAGTAGCGAGTATTCAAGGCGAAGTGGAGCTTGTTAAGAAACTAAACTTGTTCACTGACGAAATAGTACAACTCGCAAAAGTAAAGGCTTGGACTCCAACATTCCTTAAGAAGATAACTAGGCAGTTTAGGAATGTCTGGGAAAGTGAAATCGAGTACAGTCGAAGCTACATTTACGACAATGGTCTAGTGTTTGGCGCCCCGTACATCCAACAAGGGGACAACTTTGTAGTGGCTAAAACTGTTCAGCAGGACTTGAAACAAAAATTTGATAAAGCTTTTGCACAAGAAAGACAGACAACCCCGCCAAAATACGCACAAATTGAGAAATGGTTCAACCTCTGTCATCAACCAGTTCCAAAAATCAACATGGATCTGTTGGATAGTGAGAAAAGGCAGGAAGATGCTACAGAACAAATCTACCTCGCTTTCTTGCTTGCAAGAATAGCCAATATTCCCATTCCAGAAGCTTACGCCAGCCGAAGAGTAAGCGACTGGATAAAATCTATGATTTACACGCATCTTCGCAACAACAATGTTCTTATCCCCACATCCAAAGAACTGCGAAGAGGCTATGAAACACACCAAGTTCCTGGCGCCCTCACAATTGAACCAGAAGCAGGGATATACTTCGACACGGTTGTCTGCGATTTTGAGAGCCTATACCCCAGCTGTATAGACAGCTACAACCTCTCATACGAGACAGTTAATTGTCCCCACGAAGAATGCAAAGTCAACAAAATTTCTGAAATAGAACATCATGTTTGTACGAAACGGAAAGGCTTCTATTCTCTACTGATAGGAGCATTGAAGGATCTCCGAATCCGTTGGTTCAAACCCCTGTCCAATGATACTTCCATCTCAGAGCAGGAGAGACAGTTAGCAAAGGCTGCATCGAAGCTGCTTAAACTGATAAGTGTTTCCAGCTATGGCGTGACCGTTCGCATCCATGGAGTTGCATGCCCCCCACTTGCAGAATCCATAACAGGCTATGGGCGATGGGCACTGCAGACTACATGGAAAATTGCAAGAGAAACCGGAATGCATCCAACCTACGGCGACACCGACTCCATTTTCTTAGACAAGCCGTCACCGTGGCAGGTGCAAAGCCTAATTGACACCGTTAAGAAAAAGTTGAATCTTGACTTAGCCATAGAAAAACGCTACGCTCTCTGCGTATTATCAAAAGCAAAAAAATCATATTTCGGCATAACAAAAAACGGAATCCCCGACTTGAAAGGCCTGACAGCGATAAAATCTAACGCGCCAAAATTCATTCAACAAGTTTTTCGCGACTGTGTAAAAGTGCTT
Coding sequences:
- the wtpA gene encoding tungstate ABC transporter substrate-binding protein WtpA yields the protein MIELSRSGLTRIQTSVLISILAITTVGGLLYYYDRSQKIGLKVFCAGSLALPLEDIKVEFEANHTNVEVQLEPSGSIICVQKITELGEECDVLASADYTMIPNMMMTSDSNHTGWYIIFAVNRMTIVYTDQSRYADEINSTNWYNILRKNDVKWGFSNPNMDPCGYRSLMVIQLAELEYDDDLIFEDLIEANSDITVSEADGIYTIDTNMSDLNPNTAKLMIREKSIDLISFVQEGGLDYAFEYSSVARQHGLKFLVLPESIDLSSDYHNGIYKTVRVRKTTKISTGKPIVYGLTIPNSSPHPTLAAEFVKYILNEFGQSVLHNNAQPPVVPAVTSDIDKVPESLRPYIVGQ
- the guaA gene encoding glutamine-hydrolyzing GMP synthase, yielding MDMKIDTVLVLDFGGQYCHLIARRIRENNVYSEIVSHDISPTEIESWQKKVNVKGLILSGGPQSVFEPNTPKINHDILNLSLPVLGLCYGHQLIVHIMGGLVKSAEKREFGIACATIDNPVGVLKGLNSKEKVWMSHSDIVYSLTNEYEALAHTENCPVAAFRHKKGIVYGLQWHPEVVHTENGDKMLKNFLFEVCQCESNWTIEDFVEKAVDDTKKLLGTDRAIVAFSGGIDSSTVTALAAKAIGKNLTAVFVDHGFMRKSEPEFVENTFRKFNINFIAVDARQRFLQKLRGVIDPEQKRKVIGEEFVRVFEEEARKVGAEYLLQGTIYPDRIESGFGKFSDKIKTHHNVAGLPAKMEFKAIVEPLRDLYKDEVREVAERLGLPNRIVKRQPFPGPGLAVRIIGEVTEEKLDIVRKADRIVTDEIESAGFKDELWQYFAVLTDTKSTGVKGDSRAYGYMVAVRIVESREAMTASFAEIPYEVLEKISSRITNEIPDVTRVVYDITHKPPATIEWE
- a CDS encoding HD domain-containing protein — encoded protein: MHHNWNHILRDLANGVILGEKEGANVKIVLVSVLLHDIGRLYPAKGKDHHTLGIEFAPRHLANSGFTKEFLHRDGTKTRREKFYEGG
- a CDS encoding NDP-sugar synthase — protein: MKALILAGGFGTRLRPLSCTRPKLLFPIANKPLLDLTLKKLAENGVKEAILAVNFMADVLEHVCGKSKHGIRLHYSRDMPPKPKTACSSQRALGTGGPIKQAEKLLGRKKPFLVLNGDILTDANYSEIMEQHKSNDCIATIALRRVKNPSRYGVVKLTKENRITRFVEKPSKKAPSNLANAGIYILEPDIFNYILPGKRCSIEREIFPKLAEEGELFGHEIKGLWVDVGKPTDYIKANKLWLEARMETSNNYLEARIGKKVEIKEAVAIEENVAVGEKSIIGPNVSLGKKVFVGRDVHMKDSIIFPNTIISDFTTIKGAIIGESVTIGKKVIIERGCLIGDNTVIRDNITLTHDVKICPSKEISESILTPRCIM
- the glmM gene encoding phosphoglucosamine mutase, which codes for MEKSRRLFGTNGIRAVVNEELTPEFAIRIAEAIGTFFKRGRILLGYDNRVSNIMLANAVTSGLVSTGCNVYDVGMAPTPSIQYAVKNRQMDGGVMITASHNPPKYNGIKVMAKDGVEISRQQEVKIENIFFENQVDRVDWCRVGHVYVLLRVLDEYKEAVKKHVDVVAIRKKHYHVVVDAANGVGGLVTPYLLRELSCRVTTINADIDGTFPSRMSEPRPENLQDLATTVKTVGADFGVAFDGDADRSIFVDEKGEIQWGDRTFALIEKHFLQANSGETIVTPVSSSQVVKDIAEKYGGKLVWTKVGSTIVSYTMKRLKAKLGGEENGGVFYGPHQPVRDGAMTTALILDIMAKTERKLSQLLGELPHYYLEKGKIKCPNEKKTLVLKKLVADVKHLNPETIDGVKLWLPNKSSILIRPSGTEPIYRFYAEAETKERAYTLVKEYKRKLQQIIIP
- a CDS encoding nucleotide sugar dehydrogenase gives rise to the protein MSSIMNINKEDIDSFEKCGNYTVSVIECGKIGVPYACLFTDSGFRVIGVNTNPHALELLKKGQTLFLKEAYHTLERYMKEGVFTASSNARKTASESDIIVIAVQTAVDPKKKPDYSLLEKMCREVGMGLQKDSLVLFVCSTGPGIVEGSMREVLEKTSGLKAGVDFGLACSPIQANSLEPLSRVSNFSRVVGAIDESSLRIANLVLGRITKSNIMEVSSMKTAEAVNLFQNASNEASQALANELAFLCERLGIDFLEILKVANKSDTFHLPFPGILNSSARSDFFLLYEEAENINLNLRLTHLARKINEEIVDYTFRLAKDALKVCGKTVRRAKISVLGISQHPNIKEPPRILTRNIINLLKKKVRIVQIYDPFFSKKELTELGFEAEKLFKVVEKTDCIIILVGHSKFERLNLKKIKLLAKKSPAIVDISHVIDPLKAEKCGFVYRGLGRGVWTK
- a CDS encoding Gfo/Idh/MocA family oxidoreductase — translated: MNKQLGVAVIGVGFWGKNHARVFSELSETELVAVCDVNVERAKVIAEQYGAEVYGDSRKLLKREDVEAVSICTWTMAHAAEAMRTLKAEKHVLVEKPLASTIREARRIVDFAKQKDRHLMVGFIERFNPGIQRAKDALKKGEIGELVSATAKRVSRWPERIGDVGVVKDYAIHEIDVMRKIFEEDPTTVYARVGNLKHIKFEDYAQIMLTFKRGKTAFIEANWLTPDKIRNLTLTGSDAIMSLNYLTQEITVETLEETLKPRYEWKEPLKLELQHFARSILEDKEPEVTGVDGLKALVIAEAAIKSSKKGIAIKLKLDKM
- a CDS encoding Trm112 family protein; the encoded protein is MKKKLMDILACPIDKYHPLELHVFEEKEEIVEGLIVCPKCLRWYPIRDEIPEMLPDELRDEKDELPFLKKWKNKISKKILTEGKPFNLEAKIRKKH